From the genome of Streptomyces sp. NBC_01116, one region includes:
- a CDS encoding sterol carrier family protein: MPPAKKRRPRAYDHLRTRTAVLTQFAHVRDAVAVLTPDQLARPTRLGDWTVRELVVHVATGLSSVTRALALPEPPGPGPRVALLEWPSTTAAHAARIAEDVEEAAAGRPDLGTLFEEAEAGFTGAVPATGTGERLLSVRVGSMRLTDYLVTRTVELVVHTDDLNEALGLEIPYDRQALAACTRLLADALADRAPGGSVEVRVPPFAVVQCIGGPKHTRGTPPNVMETGPLTWIRLATGRTEWARALEDAEVSASGERADLAALLPLLG; this comes from the coding sequence ATGCCCCCGGCCAAGAAGCGCCGCCCGCGCGCCTACGACCACCTCAGGACCCGGACGGCGGTCCTCACCCAGTTCGCCCATGTCCGGGACGCCGTCGCCGTGTTGACGCCCGACCAGCTCGCCCGGCCGACCCGGCTCGGCGACTGGACGGTGCGCGAGCTCGTCGTGCACGTCGCGACCGGGCTGAGCAGCGTCACCCGGGCCCTGGCCCTGCCGGAGCCGCCCGGGCCGGGACCCCGGGTCGCCCTGCTGGAATGGCCGTCGACCACCGCCGCGCACGCCGCCCGGATCGCCGAGGACGTCGAGGAGGCGGCTGCCGGCCGCCCCGACCTCGGCACGTTGTTCGAAGAGGCGGAAGCGGGGTTCACCGGGGCCGTTCCGGCCACCGGCACGGGGGAGCGGCTGCTGTCCGTCCGGGTCGGCTCCATGCGGCTGACCGACTACCTGGTCACCCGGACCGTCGAGCTGGTCGTCCACACGGACGACCTGAACGAGGCGCTCGGGCTGGAGATCCCCTACGACCGCCAGGCCCTGGCCGCCTGCACCCGGCTGCTGGCCGACGCCCTCGCGGACCGGGCGCCCGGCGGTTCGGTGGAGGTGCGGGTCCCGCCGTTCGCGGTGGTCCAGTGCATCGGCGGGCCCAAGCACACCCGGGGCACCCCGCCGAATGTCATGGAGACCGGACCGCTGACCTGGATCCGGCTCGCCACCGGGCGTACGGAGTGGGCGCGGGCCCTGGAGGACGCCGAGGTCAGCGCCAGTGGGGAGCGCGCCGACCTGGCCGCGCTGCTGCCGCTGCTGGGCTGA
- a CDS encoding M23 family metallopeptidase, translating to MSVRKAMMLLYRVSWLVFLALVLTGVLSEPLLPVGLTFVPMGVALVIGLTLSRSGPKGEAKQRPAVEVEPPVTGRWTALNSPADKVPSHGTHVYGQTYAIDIVADPETEEGGAPARPPFRLFWPVVRRNRDFPAFGAPLLAVADATVVKASDGQRDHLSRNSLPALAYLMLIEGAARDLLGARRIIGNHVILDLGGGTYAVYAHVQRGSLRVKAGETVRAGQLLGRVGNSGNTTEPHLHFHLMDSPDLDDARGVPFTWRGVGVPANKETFTVGEQAEVRAGTPTGEQVAEA from the coding sequence ATGTCCGTCCGCAAAGCCATGATGCTGCTCTACCGAGTGAGCTGGCTCGTCTTTCTCGCGCTGGTGCTCACCGGAGTCCTCTCCGAACCGTTGTTGCCGGTCGGCCTCACCTTCGTGCCCATGGGCGTGGCTCTGGTCATCGGGCTCACCCTGAGCCGTAGCGGCCCGAAGGGGGAGGCGAAGCAACGCCCGGCCGTGGAGGTCGAACCGCCGGTGACCGGCCGCTGGACCGCCCTCAACAGCCCGGCGGACAAGGTGCCGAGCCACGGTACGCACGTCTACGGGCAGACGTACGCGATCGACATCGTGGCCGATCCGGAGACGGAGGAGGGCGGGGCCCCGGCCCGCCCGCCGTTCCGCCTCTTCTGGCCGGTCGTACGCCGCAACCGCGACTTCCCTGCCTTCGGCGCCCCGCTGCTCGCGGTGGCCGACGCCACGGTCGTGAAGGCGAGCGACGGCCAGCGCGACCACCTGAGCCGCAACTCGCTGCCGGCCCTCGCCTACCTGATGCTGATCGAGGGAGCTGCACGAGACCTTCTCGGCGCACGTCGGATCATCGGCAACCACGTGATCCTCGACCTCGGCGGTGGCACGTACGCCGTGTACGCCCACGTCCAGCGCGGCTCGCTCCGGGTGAAGGCCGGGGAGACCGTGCGCGCCGGCCAGTTGCTCGGGCGGGTGGGAAACTCCGGCAACACCACCGAACCGCACCTCCACTTCCATCTGATGGATAGCCCGGACCTCGACGACGCCCGGGGCGTCCCCTTCACCTGGCGGGGCGTCGGAGTGCCCGCGAACAAGGAGACGTTCACGGTCGGCGAGCAGGCCGAGGTGCGGGCCGGGACGCCGACCGGGGAGCAGGTCGCGGAGGCCTGA
- a CDS encoding ArsR/SmtB family transcription factor — translation MELEQRVAELERRLTALERRDSESPRLGDGDFWALDGLKQQLAEVGEAAADGGVLYTGSVRLPTGESYEWQYGALTEALFDGDWADAADSFAALGHPVRLRLLREILGGLRTTAELAALDELGTTGQIYHHLRQLTGAGWLHAAGRGRYEVPAVRVVPLLVVLTAARP, via the coding sequence ATGGAGCTGGAGCAGCGGGTCGCCGAGCTGGAGAGGCGGCTCACGGCACTGGAGCGGCGGGACTCCGAGTCCCCCCGCCTGGGCGACGGCGACTTCTGGGCGCTGGACGGGCTGAAACAGCAGCTCGCCGAGGTCGGGGAGGCCGCGGCCGACGGGGGAGTGCTCTACACGGGCTCGGTACGGCTGCCCACCGGCGAGAGCTACGAGTGGCAGTACGGCGCCCTCACCGAGGCCCTGTTCGACGGGGACTGGGCGGACGCCGCCGATTCGTTCGCCGCGCTGGGCCACCCGGTCCGGCTGCGGCTGCTCCGCGAGATCCTCGGCGGCCTGAGGACGACCGCCGAACTGGCCGCGCTCGACGAGCTGGGCACCACCGGCCAGATCTACCACCACCTGCGCCAGCTGACCGGCGCGGGCTGGCTGCACGCCGCGGGCCGCGGCCGCTACGAGGTCCCGGCGGTCCGCGTGGTGCCGCTGCTGGTGGTGCTGACGGCGGCGCGGCCCTGA